The following are from one region of the Natronosporangium hydrolyticum genome:
- a CDS encoding acyl-CoA thioesterase, producing the protein MAEQGRPVTGQAAVDHLLDLLDLTPLGEDSFRGVSPKVGPQRVFGGQVASQALVAAGRTVDPSRSVHSLHGYFVRPGDPAEPIHYSVENIRDGRSFSVRRCVAQQHDKTIFFMSASFQRAEEGLDHHAPAPVEVPPPEQVPTMAERLARYPDRAGHWAMIPRPIDVRYVGEPGLVPPGGRPADPHQRVWMRIDGELPDDPLLHACLLTYASDLTLLDSVLSVHGEVWGPGGVIGASLDHAMWFHRPFRADEWFLYDCWSPSASGARGLATGRMFDREGRHIVTAVQEGLLRRVGA; encoded by the coding sequence ATGGCTGAGCAAGGGCGTCCGGTCACCGGCCAGGCCGCGGTCGACCACCTGCTCGACCTGTTGGACCTGACCCCGTTGGGGGAGGACAGCTTCCGCGGGGTCAGCCCAAAGGTCGGGCCGCAGCGGGTCTTCGGCGGCCAGGTGGCCAGCCAGGCGTTGGTGGCGGCGGGGCGCACGGTCGACCCGAGCCGGTCGGTCCATTCGCTGCACGGCTACTTTGTCCGGCCCGGCGACCCGGCCGAACCGATCCACTACTCGGTGGAGAACATCCGCGATGGTCGTTCGTTCTCGGTACGCCGGTGCGTGGCCCAGCAACACGACAAGACGATCTTCTTCATGTCCGCGTCGTTCCAGCGGGCCGAGGAAGGGCTAGACCATCACGCCCCGGCGCCGGTCGAGGTGCCACCACCGGAGCAGGTGCCGACGATGGCCGAGCGGTTGGCCAGGTATCCGGACCGGGCGGGCCACTGGGCGATGATCCCGCGTCCGATCGACGTCCGCTACGTCGGCGAGCCCGGGCTGGTGCCGCCGGGCGGCCGGCCCGCCGACCCGCATCAGCGGGTGTGGATGCGCATCGACGGCGAGCTGCCGGACGACCCGTTGCTGCACGCCTGCCTACTCACGTACGCCTCGGACCTGACCCTGCTGGACTCGGTGCTCTCGGTCCACGGTGAAGTCTGGGGCCCCGGCGGGGTGATCGGTGCCAGCCTGGATCATGCGATGTGGTTTCACCGCCCGTTCCGGGCCGACGAGTGGTTTCTCTACGACTGCTGGAGCCCGTCGGCGAGCGGTGCCCGCGGCCTGGCCACCGGCCGGATGTTCGACCGCGAAGGCCGGCACATCGTCACCGCCGTGCAGGAGGGCCTGCTGCGTCGGGTCGGCGCCTGA